One region of Pseudomonas glycinae genomic DNA includes:
- a CDS encoding GNAT family N-acetyltransferase, with translation MTDIRFSQLDDLSWPLMNKFYRQHQSSMKAVREAQLWVARREEIVAALCLRPVFGGHWLTGLFVDPACREQGIAAQLIAAAVKDVEAPVWLFCHPDLRGFYERRGFTFDPALPQAMAERLSRYARSKPMIAMELAPRVF, from the coding sequence GACCTGTCCTGGCCCTTGATGAACAAGTTCTACCGCCAGCATCAATCGTCGATGAAAGCGGTGCGCGAGGCGCAATTGTGGGTGGCGCGGCGTGAGGAAATCGTGGCGGCGCTGTGCCTGCGGCCGGTGTTCGGCGGGCATTGGCTGACCGGGTTGTTCGTTGATCCGGCCTGCCGCGAACAGGGCATCGCTGCGCAATTGATCGCGGCGGCGGTGAAAGATGTGGAGGCGCCGGTGTGGCTGTTCTGCCATCCGGACTTGCGTGGATTCTACGAGCGGCGCGGCTTCACCTTCGACCCCGCCCTGCCCCAGGCCATGGCCGAACGTTTGAGCCGCTATGCGCGGAGCAAGCCGATGATTGCCATGGAGCTCGCACCGCGCGTGTTTTAG
- the def gene encoding peptide deformylase produces the protein MIREILKMGDERLLRIAPPVPAEMLDSPELWQLIDDMFQTMESVGGVGLAAPQIGVDLQLVIFGFEHSERYPDAEAVPQTILINPLITPLSPLMEEGFEGCLSVPGLRGAVDRYQQIRYEGVDPKGEPIMRVASGFHARVVQHECDHLIGRLYPSRITDFSKFGFTEVMFPDLDPNADD, from the coding sequence ATGATCCGTGAAATCCTGAAGATGGGCGACGAACGCCTGCTGCGCATCGCCCCGCCAGTGCCCGCTGAAATGCTCGACAGTCCCGAGCTGTGGCAATTGATCGACGACATGTTCCAGACCATGGAAAGCGTCGGCGGTGTCGGCCTGGCCGCGCCGCAGATCGGTGTCGATCTGCAACTGGTGATCTTCGGCTTCGAGCACAGCGAACGCTACCCGGACGCCGAAGCCGTGCCGCAGACGATCCTGATCAACCCGCTGATCACGCCGCTCAGCCCGCTGATGGAAGAGGGCTTCGAAGGTTGCCTGTCGGTGCCCGGCCTGCGGGGCGCGGTGGACCGTTACCAGCAGATCCGCTACGAAGGTGTCGATCCCAAGGGTGAGCCGATCATGCGCGTGGCCTCTGGTTTCCATGCGCGGGTAGTGCAGCATGAATGCGATCACCTGATTGGGCGCCTGTACCCGTCGCGCATTACCGATTTCAGCAAATTCGGTTTCACCGAAGTGATGTTTCCGGACCTCGATCCCAACGCGGACGACTGA
- a CDS encoding YihY/virulence factor BrkB family protein, which translates to MIFPDMKGLPLHRVMVRTVTEFVDDEMSTYASALAYQMLFSLFPFILFLIALIGFLHLPDFFSWLRLQSELVLPPQALEQVNPVIDQLQQSKGGLLSVGIVIALYTASAGVRLMMSAMNAAYDVVEGRPLWKRFPLSIIYTVGIAGMLLVAAALMVLGPQVMGWIAAQVGLEEVIVTLWTIARWPVIVILMMVAVALIYYVMPDVKQEFRFITPGSVLAVVVWIIASLGFAFYVKTFANYNAMYGSIGAIIVLLLYFYISSAVLLLGAEMNAVIEHMSSEGKDSGEKVPGELDEHPKQHVSGLGRDHSLKPNTDEA; encoded by the coding sequence ATGATTTTTCCCGACATGAAAGGTCTGCCCCTGCACCGGGTGATGGTGCGCACGGTCACCGAATTCGTCGACGACGAGATGTCGACCTATGCCTCGGCACTGGCCTACCAGATGCTGTTCTCGCTGTTCCCGTTCATTCTGTTCCTGATTGCCCTGATCGGTTTTCTGCATCTGCCGGACTTCTTCTCCTGGCTGCGCCTGCAATCGGAACTGGTGTTGCCGCCCCAGGCGTTGGAGCAGGTCAACCCGGTGATCGATCAACTGCAGCAATCCAAGGGCGGCCTGCTTTCGGTGGGTATCGTCATCGCCCTGTACACCGCGTCTGCCGGCGTGCGCCTGATGATGAGCGCGATGAACGCCGCCTACGACGTGGTCGAGGGCCGGCCCCTGTGGAAGCGCTTTCCGCTGTCGATCATCTACACCGTCGGCATCGCCGGCATGCTGCTGGTGGCCGCGGCGCTGATGGTGCTCGGCCCGCAGGTGATGGGCTGGATCGCCGCGCAGGTCGGGCTGGAAGAAGTCATTGTCACTTTGTGGACGATCGCCCGCTGGCCGGTGATCGTGATCCTGATGATGGTGGCCGTGGCGCTGATCTACTACGTGATGCCCGACGTCAAACAGGAATTCCGCTTCATCACCCCCGGCTCGGTGTTGGCGGTGGTGGTTTGGATCATCGCGTCCCTGGGCTTCGCGTTCTACGTCAAGACGTTCGCCAACTACAACGCGATGTATGGCAGCATCGGTGCGATCATCGTGCTGTTGCTGTATTTCTATATTTCCTCCGCCGTGTTGTTGCTCGGCGCGGAGATGAATGCGGTCATCGAACATATGTCCAGCGAGGGCAAGGATTCGGGCGAGAAAGTCCCCGGCGAACTCGATGAACATCCCAAACAACACGTTTCCGGCCTCGGGCGCGATCATTCGCTCAAGCCGAACACTGACGAAGCCTGA
- a CDS encoding CsbD family protein, whose amino-acid sequence MGSTSDKVKGMANEAVGNVKQGVGKATDNTKLQAEGKLQEKKGEAQQAVGKAKDAIKKGVDKA is encoded by the coding sequence ATGGGTAGCACGAGCGATAAAGTGAAAGGCATGGCCAACGAAGCGGTCGGCAACGTCAAGCAGGGTGTCGGCAAAGCCACCGACAACACCAAACTGCAAGCCGAAGGCAAACTGCAAGAGAAGAAAGGCGAGGCCCAGCAAGCGGTGGGCAAAGCCAAGGACGCGATCAAGAAAGGCGTCGACAAGGCCTGA
- the fadD1 gene encoding long-chain-fatty-acid--CoA ligase FadD1 yields MIEDFWKDKYPAGIAADINPDEYPNIQAVLKQSCQRFADKPAFSNLGKTLTYGELYELSGAFAAYLQQHTDLQPGDRIAVQLPNVLQYPVAVFGAIRAGLIVVNTNPLYTAREMEHQFNDSGAKALVCLANMAHLAEAVVPKTGVKHVIVTEVADLLPPIKRLLINSVIKYVKKMVPAYHLPKAIKFNDVLSKGQGQPVAEANPDSGDVAVLQYTGGTTGVAKGAMLTHRNLVANMLQCKALMGSNLNEGCEVLITPLPLYHIYAFTFHCMAMMLIGNHNILISNPRDLPAMVKELSKWKFSGFVGLNTLFVALCNNEGFRKLDFSALKVTLSGGMALQLAAAERWKAVTGCPICEGYGMTETSPVATVNPIQNIQIGTIGIPVPSTLCKVIDDAGVEQPLGEIGELCVKGPQVMKGYWQRQEATDEMLDSEGWLKTGDIALIQPDGYMRIVDRKKDMILVSGFNVYPNELEDVLATLPGVLQCAAIGVPDEKSGEAIKIFIVAKPGVTLTKEQVMEHMRANVTGYKVPRSVEFRDALPTTNVGKILRRELRDEELKKIKAKSAA; encoded by the coding sequence ATGATCGAAGACTTTTGGAAGGATAAGTACCCCGCTGGAATTGCTGCCGACATCAATCCAGACGAGTACCCGAATATTCAGGCAGTGTTGAAGCAATCCTGCCAACGCTTCGCCGACAAACCGGCGTTCAGCAACCTGGGCAAGACCCTCACCTACGGTGAACTGTACGAATTGTCCGGTGCGTTTGCCGCTTATCTGCAACAGCATACCGACTTGCAGCCCGGTGATCGAATCGCCGTGCAACTGCCCAACGTGTTGCAGTACCCGGTCGCCGTCTTCGGTGCCATTCGTGCCGGGCTGATCGTGGTCAACACCAACCCGCTGTACACCGCGCGGGAAATGGAACACCAATTCAACGACTCCGGTGCCAAGGCGCTGGTGTGCCTGGCGAACATGGCGCACCTGGCGGAAGCCGTGGTGCCGAAAACCGGCGTCAAACACGTCATTGTCACCGAAGTCGCCGACCTGCTGCCGCCGATCAAGCGCCTGCTGATCAACAGCGTCATCAAGTACGTGAAGAAAATGGTTCCGGCTTATCACTTGCCAAAAGCCATCAAGTTCAACGATGTGCTGAGCAAGGGCCAGGGCCAGCCGGTGGCTGAAGCCAACCCGGACAGCGGTGATGTTGCGGTACTGCAATACACCGGCGGCACCACCGGCGTGGCCAAGGGCGCGATGCTCACCCATCGCAATCTCGTCGCCAACATGCTGCAGTGCAAGGCGCTGATGGGCTCCAACCTCAACGAAGGGTGCGAGGTCCTGATTACCCCGCTGCCGCTCTACCATATCTATGCGTTCACCTTTCATTGCATGGCGATGATGCTGATCGGCAACCACAACATCCTGATCAGCAACCCGCGCGATCTGCCGGCGATGGTCAAGGAGCTGTCGAAGTGGAAGTTCAGCGGTTTCGTCGGCCTTAACACCCTGTTCGTGGCCCTGTGCAACAACGAAGGTTTCCGCAAGCTGGATTTCTCGGCGCTGAAAGTCACTCTGTCCGGCGGCATGGCCCTGCAACTGGCCGCGGCCGAGCGCTGGAAAGCGGTCACCGGTTGCCCGATCTGCGAAGGTTACGGCATGACCGAAACCAGCCCGGTGGCCACCGTCAACCCGATCCAGAACATTCAGATCGGCACCATTGGCATTCCGGTGCCTTCGACCCTGTGCAAAGTCATCGACGATGCCGGTGTCGAGCAGCCGCTGGGCGAAATCGGCGAGCTGTGCGTCAAGGGTCCGCAGGTGATGAAAGGCTACTGGCAGCGTCAGGAAGCCACCGATGAAATGCTCGACAGCGAAGGTTGGTTGAAAACCGGTGACATCGCGTTGATCCAGCCGGACGGCTACATGCGCATTGTCGATCGCAAGAAAGACATGATTCTGGTCTCCGGTTTCAACGTGTACCCGAACGAGCTGGAAGACGTACTGGCGACCTTGCCGGGCGTGTTGCAGTGCGCGGCCATCGGCGTTCCGGACGAAAAATCCGGCGAGGCGATCAAAATCTTCATCGTCGCCAAACCGGGCGTCACGCTGACCAAGGAGCAGGTGATGGAGCACATGCGCGCCAACGTCACCGGCTACAAGGTGCCGCGTTCGGTGGAATTCCGCGATGCGCTGCCGACCACCAACGTCGGCAAGATCCTGCGCCGCGAACTGCGCGACGAAGAGCTGAAGAAGATCAAGGCGAAGAGCGCCGCATAA
- the fadD2 gene encoding long-chain-fatty-acid--CoA ligase FadD2: MQPDFWNDKRPAGVPLDIDAGEFKSVIEVFERSCKKFADRPAFSNMGVTLTYAELERQSAAFAGYLQAHTDLAPGDRIAVQMPNVLHYPIAVFGALRAGLIVVNTNPLYTAREMRHQFKDSGARALVYLNMFGQKVQEVLADTDIQYLIEAKMGDLMPTAKGWLVNTVVSKVKKMVPAYSLPQAISFKSALRMGRGLGIKPLKVGLDDIAVLQYTGGTTGLAKGAMLTHGNLVANMQQVRACLGQFGSDGQPLLREGQEVMIAPLPLYHIYAFTANCMCMMVSGNHNVLITNPRDIGGFIKELKNWKFSALLGLNTLFVALMDHPDFKTLDFSTLKLTNSGGTALVKATAERWEQLTGCRITEGYGLTETSPVACTNPYGELSRIGTVGLPVPGTLLKVINDDGVEQPLGERGELCIKGPQIMKGYWNKPEATAEVLDGEGWFKSGDIAVIDPDGFVRIVDRKKDMIIVSGFNVYPNEIEDVVMAHPKVANCAVIGVPDERSGEAVKLFVVARETGVSLEELKAYCKENFTAYKVPKHIVLRESLPMTPVGKILRRELRDIA, encoded by the coding sequence ATGCAACCTGATTTCTGGAATGACAAACGCCCGGCGGGCGTACCCCTGGACATCGATGCGGGTGAGTTCAAGTCGGTGATCGAGGTGTTCGAGCGTTCCTGCAAGAAATTCGCTGATCGCCCGGCGTTCAGCAACATGGGCGTGACCCTGACCTACGCCGAGCTGGAGCGCCAGAGCGCCGCGTTCGCCGGTTATCTGCAAGCCCACACCGATCTGGCACCGGGGGATCGCATCGCGGTGCAGATGCCCAACGTCCTGCATTATCCGATCGCCGTATTCGGCGCGTTGCGCGCCGGGCTGATCGTGGTCAACACCAACCCGCTGTACACCGCGCGGGAGATGCGTCACCAGTTCAAGGACTCCGGTGCCCGGGCGCTGGTGTACCTGAACATGTTCGGCCAGAAGGTTCAGGAAGTGCTGGCGGACACCGACATTCAGTATCTGATCGAAGCGAAGATGGGCGATCTGATGCCCACCGCCAAAGGTTGGCTGGTCAACACTGTGGTCAGCAAAGTGAAGAAGATGGTGCCGGCGTATTCGCTGCCCCAGGCGATTTCCTTCAAGAGCGCGTTGCGCATGGGCCGGGGTCTGGGCATCAAGCCGCTGAAGGTCGGCCTCGATGACATCGCCGTCCTGCAATACACCGGCGGCACTACCGGCCTGGCCAAGGGCGCGATGCTCACTCATGGCAATCTGGTAGCGAACATGCAGCAGGTGCGCGCCTGTCTCGGTCAGTTCGGCAGCGACGGCCAGCCGCTGTTGCGCGAAGGGCAGGAGGTGATGATCGCGCCGTTGCCGCTGTACCACATCTATGCCTTCACCGCGAATTGCATGTGCATGATGGTGTCAGGCAACCACAACGTACTGATCACCAACCCGCGTGACATCGGCGGCTTCATCAAGGAGCTGAAGAACTGGAAATTCTCGGCGCTGCTCGGGCTCAACACCCTGTTCGTCGCGCTGATGGATCATCCGGACTTCAAGACCCTGGATTTCTCCACCCTCAAGCTCACCAACTCCGGCGGCACCGCGCTGGTCAAGGCCACGGCCGAACGCTGGGAACAGCTCACCGGTTGCCGGATCACCGAAGGTTACGGCCTGACCGAAACCTCGCCGGTGGCCTGCACCAATCCGTACGGCGAGCTGTCGCGGATCGGAACGGTCGGCCTGCCGGTGCCGGGCACCTTGTTGAAAGTCATCAACGACGACGGCGTCGAGCAGCCGCTGGGCGAGCGCGGCGAGTTGTGCATCAAGGGCCCGCAGATCATGAAGGGCTACTGGAACAAGCCCGAGGCCACCGCCGAAGTGCTGGATGGCGAAGGCTGGTTCAAGTCCGGCGACATCGCGGTGATCGACCCGGACGGGTTCGTGCGCATCGTCGACCGCAAGAAAGACATGATCATTGTCTCCGGTTTCAACGTGTACCCGAACGAGATCGAAGACGTGGTGATGGCCCACCCGAAAGTCGCCAACTGCGCGGTGATCGGGGTGCCGGACGAGCGTTCCGGCGAGGCGGTGAAGCTGTTTGTTGTCGCGCGGGAAACCGGGGTCAGCCTGGAAGAGCTGAAGGCTTACTGCAAAGAGAATTTCACCGCTTACAAGGTGCCGAAACACATCGTGCTGCGTGAGTCGTTGCCGATGACGCCTGTCGGGAAAATTCTGCGGAGGGAGTTGCGCGATATCGCCTGA
- a CDS encoding alpha/beta hydrolase, translating to MIHDTFWLDASDHSRLFVNLWLPNAPLKAVILLAHGMAEHSARYARLAEAFCAEGYGVYALDQRGHGKTADHGTLGHFADDDGWCKVVGDIASLNQFLGQRHPGVPIVLLGHSMGSYIAQAYLLHHSASLHGAILSGSNFQPVALYRAARQIARFEKLRQGAKGRSALIEWLSFGSFNNKFKPARTAFDWLSRDPAEVDKYATDPLCGFRCTNQLWIDLLGGLQQISKASNLAQIDPGLPLLVIGGECDPVSEGKRLTDLANALRAAGSQNLQLKIYPQARHELFNESNRDEVTADVLAWIEQALSHRRPHRSE from the coding sequence ATGATCCACGACACCTTCTGGCTGGACGCGAGTGACCACAGCCGTCTCTTCGTCAACCTGTGGCTGCCGAACGCGCCGCTGAAAGCGGTGATTCTGCTGGCCCACGGCATGGCGGAACACAGCGCCCGCTACGCTCGGCTGGCAGAGGCGTTCTGCGCCGAAGGCTACGGTGTGTACGCTCTTGACCAGCGTGGCCATGGCAAAACCGCCGATCATGGGACGCTCGGGCATTTCGCCGATGACGACGGCTGGTGCAAGGTGGTTGGAGATATCGCGAGCCTCAACCAGTTCCTCGGCCAGCGTCATCCAGGGGTTCCGATCGTGCTGCTCGGGCACAGCATGGGCAGCTACATTGCCCAGGCTTATCTGCTGCATCACAGCGCCAGCCTGCACGGCGCGATTCTCAGCGGCTCGAATTTCCAGCCGGTTGCGCTGTACCGCGCGGCGCGGCAGATCGCCCGGTTCGAAAAACTGCGCCAGGGCGCCAAGGGCCGCAGCGCGCTGATCGAATGGCTGTCGTTCGGCTCGTTCAACAATAAATTCAAACCTGCGCGCACCGCATTTGACTGGCTGAGTCGCGACCCGGCCGAGGTCGACAAGTACGCCACCGACCCGCTGTGCGGCTTTCGCTGCACCAATCAGTTGTGGATCGACCTGCTCGGCGGGTTGCAGCAAATCAGCAAAGCGTCCAATCTCGCCCAGATTGATCCGGGCCTGCCGCTGCTGGTGATCGGCGGCGAATGTGATCCGGTGAGCGAAGGCAAGCGTCTGACTGATCTGGCCAACGCCTTGCGCGCGGCCGGCAGCCAGAACCTGCAACTGAAGATCTACCCGCAGGCGCGGCACGAATTGTTCAACGAGAGCAACCGCGACGAGGTGACCGCCGATGTGCTGGCCTGGATCGAACAGGCCCTGAGCCATCGCCGGCCGCACCGCAGCGAATAA
- a CDS encoding MaoC family dehydratase — protein MTQVTNIPYEALEVGQTASYSKTVEERDIQLFAAMSGDHNPVHLDAEFAAASMFKERIAHGMFSGALISAAVACELPGPGTIYIGQQMSFQKPVKIGDTLTVRLEILEKLPKFRVRIATRVFNQRDELVVDGEAEILAPRKQQTVTLPTLPAISIG, from the coding sequence ATGACCCAGGTTACCAACATCCCTTACGAAGCCCTCGAAGTGGGCCAGACCGCGAGCTACAGCAAGACTGTCGAAGAACGCGACATTCAGCTGTTCGCCGCGATGTCCGGCGACCACAACCCGGTGCACCTGGACGCCGAGTTCGCCGCCGCCAGCATGTTCAAGGAACGTATCGCCCACGGCATGTTCAGCGGTGCGCTGATCAGTGCGGCCGTGGCTTGCGAGCTGCCTGGACCGGGCACCATTTATATTGGCCAGCAGATGAGCTTCCAGAAGCCGGTGAAGATCGGCGACACCCTGACAGTACGTCTGGAGATTCTGGAGAAACTGCCGAAATTCCGCGTGCGCATTGCCACGCGCGTATTCAACCAGCGCGATGAGCTGGTGGTGGACGGCGAGGCCGAGATCCTGGCGCCGCGCAAGCAACAGACCGTTACCCTGCCGACGTTGCCGGCCATCAGCATCGGCTGA
- a CDS encoding PA2169 family four-helix-bundle protein has translation MTDMNKEAISVLNDLIETSKDGQEGFKTCAEDIKHPELKTLFTQRSADCATAAAELQAAVRSMGGDPETSTSVSGDLHRRWVDVKAMFTGKDEEAVLNEAERGEDHALKAYREAIEKINKHNLVGIRDLVERQYHGVQRNHDQVKALRNQARARS, from the coding sequence ATGACTGACATGAATAAAGAAGCCATCTCCGTCCTCAACGACCTGATCGAAACCAGCAAGGATGGTCAGGAAGGCTTCAAGACCTGCGCTGAAGACATCAAGCACCCTGAGCTGAAAACCTTGTTCACCCAGCGTTCTGCCGATTGCGCCACGGCAGCGGCCGAGCTGCAGGCAGCGGTGCGTTCGATGGGTGGCGATCCGGAAACTTCGACCAGTGTGAGCGGTGATCTGCACCGTCGCTGGGTCGACGTCAAAGCGATGTTCACCGGCAAGGACGAAGAAGCGGTACTCAATGAAGCCGAGCGCGGTGAAGACCACGCCCTGAAGGCTTATCGTGAAGCGATCGAGAAGATCAACAAACACAACCTGGTCGGCATTCGTGATCTGGTCGAACGCCAGTACCACGGTGTGCAACGCAATCACGACCAGGTGAAAGCGCTGCGTAACCAGGCTCGCGCACGCTCGTAA
- a CDS encoding DUF3820 family protein has product MNPEKLELLITREMPFGKYKGRIIADLPGPYLNWFAREGFPNGELGGLLALMQEIDHNGLSELLEPLRAKHGKPAPRH; this is encoded by the coding sequence ATGAACCCTGAAAAGCTCGAACTGCTGATCACCCGCGAAATGCCCTTCGGCAAGTACAAGGGCCGGATCATTGCCGACCTGCCAGGTCCCTACCTGAACTGGTTTGCCCGGGAGGGCTTCCCTAACGGAGAACTCGGCGGCCTGCTGGCGCTGATGCAGGAAATCGATCACAACGGCCTGTCGGAACTGCTCGAACCGCTGCGCGCCAAACACGGCAAACCTGCCCCGCGCCATTGA
- a CDS encoding aminotransferase class V-fold PLP-dependent enzyme has translation MPDNTRRARDEVFWQTFADRYDRHPGPVNLENGYFGRMSRTVVEEYQRNIELINNSNSIYVRQRFEQHDSLDIRAQLAELIGVRAQSVAFTHNATAGLQSLIRNYNRLQPGDQVLICDLEYDTVKGAMRWLAKHRGVEVIEIEHAHPASFDSLLATYREAFIRYPKLKLMALTHVTHRTGLVMPVQAIASLAKEHGVDIILDGAHALGQIEFDLEALGIAFAGYNLHKWIGSPLTLGFIYIAPQRLADIDPDMGEMHFSAGDIRSRTPYSTPNIPALMTLPLVFEEHRALGGAAAKGARMNYLRNLWVSAVRNLPGIEVMTPDDPRLYCGITSLRFTRHADQQAMVERLLNDYNLFTVVRNGAACGPCIRVTPSLTTTAAQIQSLILALNELR, from the coding sequence ATGCCCGATAACACCCGCCGCGCCCGAGACGAAGTCTTCTGGCAAACATTCGCCGACCGTTACGACCGCCACCCCGGCCCGGTGAATCTGGAAAATGGCTACTTCGGGCGCATGTCGCGCACGGTGGTCGAGGAGTACCAGCGCAACATCGAGTTGATCAACAACAGCAACTCGATCTACGTGCGCCAGCGTTTCGAACAGCACGACAGCCTCGACATCCGCGCGCAACTGGCCGAGCTGATCGGCGTCCGCGCACAAAGCGTGGCCTTCACCCACAACGCCACTGCCGGCCTGCAATCACTGATCCGCAACTACAACCGTCTGCAACCTGGCGACCAGGTGCTGATCTGCGATCTGGAGTACGACACGGTCAAGGGCGCCATGCGCTGGCTGGCAAAGCATCGCGGGGTCGAGGTGATCGAGATCGAGCACGCCCACCCGGCCAGCTTCGACAGCCTGCTGGCGACTTACCGCGAAGCCTTCATCCGCTATCCGAAGCTCAAGCTGATGGCGCTGACTCACGTCACCCACCGCACCGGGCTGGTGATGCCGGTGCAGGCCATTGCCTCGCTGGCCAAGGAGCACGGCGTCGACATCATCCTCGATGGCGCCCATGCCCTTGGTCAGATCGAGTTCGACCTGGAAGCGCTGGGCATCGCCTTCGCCGGGTACAACCTGCACAAGTGGATCGGCTCGCCGCTGACCCTCGGATTTATCTACATCGCTCCACAGCGCCTGGCCGACATCGACCCGGACATGGGCGAGATGCATTTTTCGGCTGGCGATATCCGTTCGCGCACGCCTTACAGCACGCCGAACATTCCGGCGTTGATGACCTTGCCATTGGTGTTCGAGGAACACCGAGCACTGGGTGGCGCAGCCGCCAAAGGCGCGCGGATGAATTACCTGCGCAATCTGTGGGTGAGCGCCGTGCGCAATCTGCCGGGCATTGAAGTCATGACCCCGGACGATCCGCGTCTGTATTGCGGCATCACCTCGCTACGCTTTACCCGCCATGCCGACCAGCAGGCGATGGTCGAACGCCTGCTCAACGACTACAACCTCTTCACTGTCGTGCGCAACGGCGCGGCCTGCGGGCCGTGCATCCGTGTCACGCCGTCGCTGACCACGACGGCGGCGCAGATTCAGTCGCTGATTCTGGCGCTGAATGAACTGCGTTAA
- a CDS encoding intradiol ring-cleavage dioxygenase, which yields MDNQPSAPSIYQLAPEQVAGPYFRNPRLLRRNISEGAEGLPLLLRLTIVDAMTAEPVSGALVDIWHCNARGAYSGWSRVNPDLEVDVEDIGSIPRTDDDTYLRGGQFSDHKGAVRFTTIYPGFYAGRALHIHVAVRIVAGNEYLEERNVAWVGQLYFPEVVSRSVLNAKAYRGRSSVPVCNADDAYYTSMGGEASTLAVWPIGRDSHEDGYFGHLTIGIDTFAVSSQIKPEDFDKYTV from the coding sequence ATGGATAACCAGCCTTCAGCACCATCGATTTATCAACTGGCCCCCGAGCAAGTCGCCGGGCCTTATTTCCGCAATCCCAGACTGCTGCGCCGCAACATCAGCGAGGGTGCCGAAGGCCTGCCGTTGCTGCTGCGCCTGACCATCGTCGATGCCATGACCGCCGAGCCGGTCAGCGGTGCACTGGTGGATATCTGGCACTGCAATGCCCGTGGCGCCTATTCCGGCTGGAGCCGGGTGAACCCGGATCTGGAAGTCGACGTCGAGGACATCGGCTCGATCCCGCGAACCGACGATGACACCTACCTGCGCGGTGGTCAGTTCAGCGACCATAAGGGGGCGGTGCGCTTTACCACGATCTATCCGGGTTTTTATGCCGGCCGAGCCCTGCATATTCACGTGGCGGTGCGCATCGTCGCCGGTAACGAATACCTGGAGGAGCGCAACGTGGCCTGGGTCGGGCAGCTGTATTTTCCGGAAGTGGTTTCCCGCAGCGTGCTCAATGCCAAGGCTTACCGCGGGCGCAGCTCGGTGCCGGTGTGCAACGCCGACGATGCCTACTACACCAGCATGGGCGGTGAAGCCTCGACCCTGGCCGTGTGGCCGATCGGCCGCGACTCGCACGAAGACGGTTACTTCGGCCACCTCACGATCGGCATCGACACCTTTGCGGTGTCGTCGCAGATCAAGCCCGAGGACTTCGACAAGTACACGGTTTAA
- a CDS encoding bifunctional 4-hydroxy-2-oxoglutarate aldolase/2-dehydro-3-deoxy-phosphogluconate aldolase: MKTPSPTVSMADKVALIDSLCAKARILPVITIAREQDVLPLADALAAGGLTALEVTLRSQFGLKAIQILREQRPELVTGAGTVLDRNMLAAAEAAGSQFIVTPGITRDLLEASVESPIPLLPGISNASGIMEGYGLGYRRFKLFPAEVSGGVAAIKALGGPFGEVKFCPTGGVGPANIKSYMALKNVMCVGGSWMLDPEWIKNGDWARIQECTAEALALLD; this comes from the coding sequence ATGAAAACCCCATCCCCGACCGTTTCCATGGCGGACAAAGTTGCCCTGATCGACAGCCTCTGCGCCAAGGCGCGGATCCTGCCGGTGATCACCATCGCCCGCGAACAGGACGTGCTGCCGCTGGCCGACGCCCTGGCCGCCGGCGGTCTGACCGCGCTGGAAGTGACCCTGCGTTCGCAGTTCGGCCTCAAGGCGATCCAGATCCTGCGCGAACAGCGCCCGGAGCTGGTGACCGGTGCCGGCACCGTGCTCGACCGCAATATGCTGGCCGCGGCTGAAGCTGCCGGTTCGCAGTTCATCGTCACCCCGGGCATCACCCGTGACCTGCTGGAAGCCAGCGTCGAGAGCCCGATCCCGCTGCTGCCGGGCATCAGCAATGCCTCCGGCATCATGGAAGGCTATGGCCTGGGTTATCGCCGCTTCAAACTGTTCCCGGCGGAAGTGAGCGGCGGCGTGGCGGCCATCAAGGCCCTCGGCGGCCCGTTCGGCGAAGTGAAATTCTGCCCGACCGGCGGCGTAGGTCCAGCCAACATCAAAAGCTACATGGCGCTGAAAAACGTCATGTGCGTGGGCGGTAGCTGGATGCTCGATCCCGAGTGGATCAAGAACGGTGACTGGGCCCGCATTCAGGAATGCACCGCCGAGGCGTTGGCGCTGCTGGACTGA